In a genomic window of Bombus vancouverensis nearcticus unplaced genomic scaffold, iyBomVanc1_principal scaffold0022, whole genome shotgun sequence:
- the LOC143304080 gene encoding survival motor neuron protein-like isoform X3 — MIQDQQNDQCDTDTANDNVWDDSALIEAYDKAINLAKEEVIKRMGMDVGNSQPKEDLQNLKQPKHASKLHKKWIIGAPYRAIYSEDGEIYEAIISKIYENNGTCVVKFVGYGNTEKVELSSLLESEGLQSQIAQRKKALEEKFNEENDETCETNFSTNINSKKYNVEKMDCDSEEANAYKHHFIPGPSFNSMTDIMPPAPPLPPQLMAKLPDNDTDALSSMLMSWYISGYMVYYTGYYHGLKQARNNQENRKNC, encoded by the exons gatacagacacagccaatgataatgtttgggatgatagtgcattaatagaagcatatgataaagcaataaatttagcaaaagaagaagttatcaagcgaatgggaatggatgttggaaattctcaaccgaaagaagacctacaaaatcttaagcagcctaaacacgcaagtaaattacacaag aaatggatcataggagcaccttatcgtgcaatatactcagaggatggagaaatttatgaagctataatatcaaaaatttacgaaaacaatggcacgtgtgttgtaaaatttgtag gctatggtaatacagagaaagtcgagttgagttctcttttagaatcagaaggtttgcaaagtcaaatagcacaacgaaagaaagctttggaagagaaattcaatgaagagaacgatgagacttgtgagactaatttttctacaaatataaattcgaaaaaatataatgtagaaaaaatggattgtgactctgaagaagcaaatgcttataaacatcacttcataccgggaccatctttcaattcgatgactgatataatgccacctgcacctcctttaccaccacaattaatggccaa attaccagataatgatacagacgcactttcaagtatgttgatgtcatggtatattagtggttatatggtatattacacag gttattatcatggtttgaaacaagcaagaaacaatcaagagaacaggaagaactgttga
- the LOC143304080 gene encoding survival motor neuron protein-like isoform X1, whose protein sequence is MADNMNVLFIRGNGNVCMDTDTANDNVWDDSALIEAYDKAINLAKEEVIKRMGMDVGNSQPKEDLQNLKQPKHASKLHKKWIIGAPYRAIYSEDGEIYEAIISKIYENNGTCVVKFVGYGNTEKVELSSLLESEGLQSQIAQRKKALEEKFNEENDETCETNFSTNINSKKYNVEKMDCDSEEANAYKHHFIPGPSFNSMTDIMPPAPPLPPQLMAKLPDNDTDALSSMLMSWYISGYMVYYTGYYHGLKQARNNQENRKNC, encoded by the exons atggcagataatatgaatgttctttttatacgaggaaatggaaacgtatgtatg gatacagacacagccaatgataatgtttgggatgatagtgcattaatagaagcatatgataaagcaataaatttagcaaaagaagaagttatcaagcgaatgggaatggatgttggaaattctcaaccgaaagaagacctacaaaatcttaagcagcctaaacacgcaagtaaattacacaag aaatggatcataggagcaccttatcgtgcaatatactcagaggatggagaaatttatgaagctataatatcaaaaatttacgaaaacaatggcacgtgtgttgtaaaatttgtag gctatggtaatacagagaaagtcgagttgagttctcttttagaatcagaaggtttgcaaagtcaaatagcacaacgaaagaaagctttggaagagaaattcaatgaagagaacgatgagacttgtgagactaatttttctacaaatataaattcgaaaaaatataatgtagaaaaaatggattgtgactctgaagaagcaaatgcttataaacatcacttcataccgggaccatctttcaattcgatgactgatataatgccacctgcacctcctttaccaccacaattaatggccaa attaccagataatgatacagacgcactttcaagtatgttgatgtcatggtatattagtggttatatggtatattacacag gttattatcatggtttgaaacaagcaagaaacaatcaagagaacaggaagaactgttga
- the LOC143304080 gene encoding survival motor neuron protein-like isoform X4 → MYGNGNDTDTANDNVWDDSALIEAYDKAINLAKEEVIKRMGMDVGNSQPKEDLQNLKQPKHASKLHKKWIIGAPYRAIYSEDGEIYEAIISKIYENNGTCVVKFVGYGNTEKVELSSLLESEGLQSQIAQRKKALEEKFNEENDETCETNFSTNINSKKYNVEKMDCDSEEANAYKHHFIPGPSFNSMTDIMPPAPPLPPQLMAKLPDNDTDALSSMLMSWYISGYMVYYTGYYHGLKQARNNQENRKNC, encoded by the exons atgtatggtaatggaaac gatacagacacagccaatgataatgtttgggatgatagtgcattaatagaagcatatgataaagcaataaatttagcaaaagaagaagttatcaagcgaatgggaatggatgttggaaattctcaaccgaaagaagacctacaaaatcttaagcagcctaaacacgcaagtaaattacacaag aaatggatcataggagcaccttatcgtgcaatatactcagaggatggagaaatttatgaagctataatatcaaaaatttacgaaaacaatggcacgtgtgttgtaaaatttgtag gctatggtaatacagagaaagtcgagttgagttctcttttagaatcagaaggtttgcaaagtcaaatagcacaacgaaagaaagctttggaagagaaattcaatgaagagaacgatgagacttgtgagactaatttttctacaaatataaattcgaaaaaatataatgtagaaaaaatggattgtgactctgaagaagcaaatgcttataaacatcacttcataccgggaccatctttcaattcgatgactgatataatgccacctgcacctcctttaccaccacaattaatggccaa attaccagataatgatacagacgcactttcaagtatgttgatgtcatggtatattagtggttatatggtatattacacag gttattatcatggtttgaaacaagcaagaaacaatcaagagaacaggaagaactgttga
- the LOC143304079 gene encoding katanin p60 ATPase-containing subunit A-like 1 encodes MPLSILSFLMARFPPGKVFCCTAHLVQERYSHSFHFCTCLQEIYKTGKTMLAKAVATECHCTFFNITASSLVSKWRGDSEKYIRVLFELAYSHSPTIIFIDEIDWIATNKGDCILSEPAKRFRSELLSRLDGLVSNENSNVVLLATTNSPWDIDAALLRRLEKQIYVSLPNEVARLGIFKLYLSNHLLENTDIVNHIVKYTERYSCADIKLLCKQAWLLEISPIWRRLEKKETPVTTLKYELKSYEILAKLFKKMSPTVMQIDKYDTWNK; translated from the exons ATGCCCTTAAGTATCCTATCTTTTTTGAtggcccgttttccccctggaaaggtattttgctgtacggcccacctggtacaggaaagatactcgcattcttttcatttctgtacgtgtttacaagaaatatacaaaacagggaaaacgatgttagcgaaggcagtcgcgacagaatgccattgcaccttttttaacataactgccagctcattggtcagcaaatggagaggcgattccgagaagtatatacgt gttttatttgaacttgcctatagtcattcgcctacaattatttttatcgacgagattgactggatcgccacaaataaaggagactgtatattgtctgaacctgcaaagagattcagatcagaacttctttctagattggatggattagtgtctaatgagaattctaatgtagttcttctggctacaactaattccccttg ggacattgatgcagctttactcaggcgtctcgaaaagcaaatatacgtatcattacccaatgaagttgctcgacttggtatattcaaattataccttagcaaccacttattagaaaatacagacattgtaaaccacatagtaaaatatactgaaagatattcttgtgcagatataaaattgctttgtaagcaagcgtggttactagaaataagcccgatatggaggagacttgaaaagaaagaaacacctgttaccactttgaaatatgaattaaaaagttatgaaatattagcaaaattgtttaaaaaaatgtcacctacagttatgcaaatagataaatatgatacgtggaacaaataa
- the LOC143304080 gene encoding survival motor neuron protein-like isoform X2 encodes MADNMNVLFIRGNGNDTDTANDNVWDDSALIEAYDKAINLAKEEVIKRMGMDVGNSQPKEDLQNLKQPKHASKLHKKWIIGAPYRAIYSEDGEIYEAIISKIYENNGTCVVKFVGYGNTEKVELSSLLESEGLQSQIAQRKKALEEKFNEENDETCETNFSTNINSKKYNVEKMDCDSEEANAYKHHFIPGPSFNSMTDIMPPAPPLPPQLMAKLPDNDTDALSSMLMSWYISGYMVYYTGYYHGLKQARNNQENRKNC; translated from the exons atggcagataatatgaatgttctttttatacgaggaaatggaaac gatacagacacagccaatgataatgtttgggatgatagtgcattaatagaagcatatgataaagcaataaatttagcaaaagaagaagttatcaagcgaatgggaatggatgttggaaattctcaaccgaaagaagacctacaaaatcttaagcagcctaaacacgcaagtaaattacacaag aaatggatcataggagcaccttatcgtgcaatatactcagaggatggagaaatttatgaagctataatatcaaaaatttacgaaaacaatggcacgtgtgttgtaaaatttgtag gctatggtaatacagagaaagtcgagttgagttctcttttagaatcagaaggtttgcaaagtcaaatagcacaacgaaagaaagctttggaagagaaattcaatgaagagaacgatgagacttgtgagactaatttttctacaaatataaattcgaaaaaatataatgtagaaaaaatggattgtgactctgaagaagcaaatgcttataaacatcacttcataccgggaccatctttcaattcgatgactgatataatgccacctgcacctcctttaccaccacaattaatggccaa attaccagataatgatacagacgcactttcaagtatgttgatgtcatggtatattagtggttatatggtatattacacag gttattatcatggtttgaaacaagcaagaaacaatcaagagaacaggaagaactgttga